One region of Arthrobacter sp. StoSoilB22 genomic DNA includes:
- a CDS encoding cyclase family protein: MGSIAAAAQLYNNWGRWGDDDVLGTLNFIDNGKRVEAASLVKSGDAFSLSQPFDTNGPQKGWRRRTNPVHTMTDTGVDAERGNQGFPHGFGGADDVIAMPLQCSTQWDGLGHIFDRGKAWNGRAAGDVVTSEGDLFTGIETAAAKIVTRGVLLDVGRAMGPELGRTDGELPDGFAITPEHLERTIERQGPSSVVRRGDIVVLRTGQYTRVRREGWGDYAGGSAPGLSFSTAPWLHASEIAGIATDTWGFEVRPNEFEGAFQPLHQIAIPNLGLFLGEMWDLDELAEACARDGRYEFMLTAAPLPITGAVGSPVNPVAVR, translated from the coding sequence ATGGGCAGCATCGCCGCCGCGGCTCAGCTATACAACAACTGGGGACGCTGGGGCGACGACGACGTCCTCGGTACCCTCAACTTCATAGACAACGGCAAGCGCGTGGAGGCGGCATCGTTGGTGAAGTCTGGCGATGCGTTCTCCTTGTCCCAGCCCTTCGACACTAATGGCCCCCAGAAGGGGTGGCGTCGACGCACCAACCCGGTTCACACCATGACCGACACCGGGGTGGACGCGGAGCGCGGCAACCAGGGGTTCCCGCACGGCTTCGGTGGGGCTGATGACGTGATCGCCATGCCCTTGCAGTGCTCTACTCAGTGGGACGGGCTTGGGCACATCTTCGATCGCGGCAAAGCCTGGAACGGCCGGGCCGCGGGAGATGTTGTCACCTCTGAGGGCGACCTCTTCACCGGGATAGAAACCGCCGCCGCCAAAATCGTCACCCGTGGTGTTTTGTTGGATGTTGGCCGCGCCATGGGGCCGGAGCTTGGACGTACTGACGGGGAATTGCCCGATGGCTTCGCCATCACCCCGGAGCACCTGGAGCGCACCATTGAACGCCAGGGTCCAAGCTCGGTAGTTCGCCGCGGCGACATCGTGGTGCTCCGCACCGGGCAGTACACGCGTGTTCGCCGCGAAGGCTGGGGTGATTACGCCGGAGGGTCCGCTCCCGGGTTGTCGTTCAGCACGGCACCATGGCTGCACGCCTCGGAGATCGCCGGAATCGCCACAGACACCTGGGGATTCGAAGTCCGGCCCAACGAGTTTGAAGGTGCTTTCCAGCCACTCCACCAGATCGCCATTCCCAATCTGGGGCTGTTCCTCGGCGAAATGTGGGATCTGGATGAATTGGCGGAAGCATGCGCCCGGGACGGCAGGTATGAGTTCATGCTGACAGCCGCTCCGCTTCCCATCACCGGAGCGGTCGGTTCCCCGGTCAACCCCGTAGCCGTGCGATAG
- a CDS encoding FAD-dependent monooxygenase gives MAAVQKVGIVGAGAAGLTAAILLADAGIEVEVLEKATEPQTLGSGITLQGNALRVLRDLGVWEDVEAKGYAFSTLGLRAPDPAGTVIAVLDDIRTGGDDLPATLGMYRPDLTAILRERAVQAGARISYGKTVTDIEDDGGSVTVRTGDGGTSGYDLLIGADGLHSAVRKAIGIEVEPKPTGMGIWRAFVERPGEVVRTDLTYGGPCFIAGYCPTGPDTIYAYLVEKAQERKQEDGPKVMAELAAAYGGPWNEIRSNLDHSARINYTWFTSHLVEGPWNRGRTVIIGDAAHSCPPTVAQGAAMALEDAAVLAELLIAADHVTETLWKEFADRRLDRATAVVKASVHLGQWMLDGVRDANVPGLMNSLSTMLKEPA, from the coding sequence ATGGCAGCAGTACAGAAGGTCGGAATCGTCGGAGCAGGGGCTGCAGGCCTCACTGCGGCGATCCTCCTGGCAGATGCCGGGATCGAGGTGGAGGTTCTGGAGAAGGCCACCGAGCCACAAACCCTTGGCTCCGGTATCACACTGCAGGGAAATGCCCTGCGCGTCCTGCGCGATCTTGGCGTCTGGGAAGACGTGGAGGCGAAAGGGTACGCGTTCAGCACCCTCGGCCTGCGCGCCCCCGATCCCGCAGGTACCGTGATTGCCGTCCTGGACGACATCCGGACCGGTGGCGACGACCTTCCGGCGACGCTCGGTATGTACCGTCCGGACCTGACTGCCATCCTGCGTGAACGCGCCGTGCAGGCAGGTGCCCGCATCAGTTACGGCAAGACCGTCACCGACATAGAGGACGACGGCGGCAGCGTCACCGTCCGCACCGGCGACGGCGGCACCTCGGGCTACGACCTCCTGATCGGCGCAGATGGACTGCACTCCGCAGTCCGCAAAGCGATCGGCATCGAGGTGGAGCCCAAGCCTACGGGAATGGGTATTTGGCGCGCCTTCGTCGAACGGCCTGGGGAAGTGGTCCGGACCGACCTCACTTACGGAGGGCCGTGTTTCATAGCCGGCTACTGCCCCACCGGCCCGGACACCATTTATGCCTACCTCGTGGAGAAGGCCCAGGAACGCAAGCAGGAAGACGGCCCCAAGGTGATGGCCGAACTCGCCGCCGCCTACGGCGGCCCGTGGAACGAGATCCGCTCAAACCTGGACCACAGTGCGCGAATCAACTACACGTGGTTCACTTCGCACCTGGTGGAAGGACCGTGGAACCGCGGCCGTACCGTCATCATTGGCGACGCGGCGCACAGTTGCCCTCCAACAGTGGCGCAAGGCGCGGCCATGGCCTTGGAAGACGCCGCGGTACTTGCGGAGCTGTTGATCGCCGCGGACCACGTCACGGAAACCCTCTGGAAGGAGTTCGCGGACCGCCGCCTGGACAGGGCAACGGCCGTCGTCAAAGCCTCAGTCCACCTTGGTCAATGGATGCTGGACGGTGTCAGGGACGCAAATGTTCCGGGCCTGATGAACTCGCTCTCCACCATGCTTAAGGAACCCGCATGA
- a CDS encoding VOC family protein translates to METPLSHLAHLEITTPDVEASARFYEEKFGMRIIDRVDGNVYLRCWGDYYRYSLVITEGPEASLGRMAWRTNSQAALEAAAARVEATGVQGTWTAGGHGFGKAYEFTGPYGHHMRLFYDVEKFVAEPGFESTYPDRPERRSSHAAAPRFLDHVTVASSDVRGFAKWYNEALGFRVMAFVDLDEAPITVFSVLTTNEKSHDLGVVKDTSQRAGRVNHIAFWVDATEDLLRTADVMMENGTPMEYGPSIHGVGEQNFLYFRDPSGLRVELNSGGYRNYVPDWDANTWKPSEGSNNFYKNGAMPHSMTESFPPAEGFTATEEGASAEMKEALLNPYAKQGRG, encoded by the coding sequence GTGGAAACTCCCCTCTCCCATCTTGCCCACCTCGAGATCACCACTCCGGACGTTGAAGCCTCGGCACGGTTCTACGAGGAGAAATTCGGCATGCGCATCATTGATCGCGTGGATGGCAATGTGTACCTGCGCTGCTGGGGCGACTACTACCGCTACAGCCTGGTCATCACTGAAGGCCCCGAGGCATCGCTCGGCCGGATGGCGTGGCGCACCAACTCCCAAGCAGCACTGGAAGCCGCAGCAGCCCGTGTTGAAGCAACAGGTGTGCAGGGCACCTGGACGGCCGGTGGCCACGGCTTCGGCAAGGCCTACGAATTCACCGGCCCCTACGGCCACCACATGCGCTTGTTCTATGACGTGGAGAAGTTCGTTGCCGAGCCCGGCTTCGAATCCACGTACCCCGACCGTCCCGAACGCCGTAGCAGCCACGCAGCCGCTCCCCGTTTCCTGGACCACGTCACGGTGGCTTCCTCCGATGTCCGCGGATTCGCCAAGTGGTACAACGAGGCACTGGGCTTCCGCGTCATGGCGTTCGTTGACCTGGACGAAGCACCCATCACCGTCTTCTCAGTACTGACCACCAACGAGAAGTCCCACGACCTCGGCGTCGTCAAAGATACTTCCCAGCGCGCCGGCCGCGTCAACCACATCGCGTTCTGGGTGGACGCCACCGAGGACCTTCTCCGCACTGCTGACGTCATGATGGAAAACGGCACCCCCATGGAATACGGCCCCTCCATCCACGGCGTGGGCGAACAGAACTTCCTGTACTTCCGCGACCCCTCAGGCCTGCGCGTTGAGCTCAACTCGGGCGGCTACCGGAACTACGTGCCGGACTGGGACGCCAACACCTGGAAGCCCTCGGAAGGTTCCAACAACTTCTACAAGAACGGCGCCATGCCGCACTCCATGACAGAATCCTTCCCGCCGGCGGAAGGCTTCACCGCCACGGAAGAAGGTGCATCCGCCGAAATGAAGGAAGCCCTCCTGAACCCCTACGCAAAGCAGGGTCGGGGCTAG
- a CDS encoding type 1 glutamine amidotransferase domain-containing protein: MKKILMVLTSVSELGDTGEKTGYNVAEAAHPWKVFKDSGHFVDFASIKGGQPPSDEVDTDDPIQVAFTQDETTRAGLYNTARVDVVDPGQYDAVYLVGGHGTMWDFPDSEGLQRLVASVYDAGGLVGAVCHGPAGLLNVELKNGFRLVQGRDVAAFTNDEEVAAGKDKVIPFFLADRLEEQGARHVSAGVFEEKVAVDERLVTGQNPASAAGVAKEMEKLFAQVIHQEKADEQHESEALRAEKDAEKSANKDAADADH, from the coding sequence ATGAAGAAAATCCTCATGGTACTGACCAGCGTTTCCGAGCTCGGCGATACGGGAGAGAAGACCGGTTACAACGTCGCCGAGGCCGCACATCCTTGGAAAGTCTTCAAAGATTCAGGCCACTTCGTCGACTTCGCCTCCATCAAGGGCGGCCAGCCTCCCAGCGACGAGGTAGATACAGATGACCCCATCCAGGTTGCCTTTACCCAGGATGAGACCACGCGCGCCGGGCTGTACAACACCGCCCGCGTGGACGTCGTGGATCCCGGCCAATACGATGCCGTCTACCTCGTAGGCGGGCACGGCACTATGTGGGACTTCCCGGACAGCGAAGGACTGCAGCGGCTGGTAGCCAGCGTCTACGACGCCGGAGGTCTGGTAGGAGCTGTGTGCCACGGTCCTGCCGGTCTGCTGAATGTGGAACTAAAAAACGGGTTCCGACTCGTCCAAGGACGCGACGTAGCCGCGTTTACCAATGACGAGGAAGTAGCTGCCGGCAAGGACAAGGTTATTCCGTTCTTCCTGGCCGACCGCTTGGAGGAGCAGGGTGCCCGCCATGTTTCCGCAGGTGTCTTTGAAGAGAAAGTTGCGGTGGACGAGCGCCTGGTAACAGGCCAGAATCCAGCCTCAGCGGCAGGTGTCGCCAAGGAGATGGAGAAGCTCTTCGCCCAGGTCATCCATCAGGAAAAGGCCGACGAGCAACACGAGTCCGAGGCATTGCGCGCAGAGAAGGACGCGGAAAAGTCCGCCAATAAAGATGCGGCGGACGCCGATCACTAG
- a CDS encoding LacI family DNA-binding transcriptional regulator, translated as MAKTTPDEAVPVRQRGVTMKDVANHAGVSRTAVSFVLSNRENASISEETRTRINQAVQELGYRPNAGARALASRRSDWYGIVTEIVTAPFAVDIIKGAQDQAWLDRRFLLIAPSDQADAVGPNQGLEDAATEQLLEQRVEGLLYAATFHRGVHVPASANEVPTVLINCFDADGKLPSIVPDERGGGRVAVERLLQAGHARIGVINLDPVIPASVGRLEGAREALAAAGLELDPELVVSGYATADGGYEAACHILDRYPESGRPTALFCLNDRMAMGAYDAIKERGLTIPGDIAVIGFDNQELIAAYLRPKLTTVALPFEKMGALGVQTLAALTAGQPILADQQLVDCPLLERSSV; from the coding sequence ATGGCGAAAACCACCCCTGACGAGGCCGTGCCCGTGCGGCAGCGGGGAGTCACCATGAAGGACGTTGCCAACCACGCCGGCGTCTCCCGGACTGCAGTCTCGTTTGTGCTGAGCAACCGCGAAAACGCAAGCATTTCCGAGGAAACCCGCACCCGGATCAACCAGGCCGTGCAGGAGCTGGGTTACCGGCCCAACGCCGGTGCACGTGCTTTGGCATCCCGGCGCAGTGACTGGTACGGCATCGTGACAGAGATCGTCACGGCACCGTTCGCTGTCGACATCATTAAGGGAGCCCAAGACCAAGCCTGGCTTGACCGCCGGTTCCTACTCATCGCGCCCTCCGACCAGGCCGATGCCGTAGGACCCAACCAGGGCTTGGAAGATGCTGCAACTGAACAGCTGTTGGAACAACGAGTGGAAGGACTCCTGTACGCAGCCACGTTTCACCGGGGCGTCCATGTTCCGGCGAGCGCCAATGAAGTACCCACCGTGTTGATCAATTGCTTCGATGCGGATGGAAAGCTGCCCTCGATCGTCCCTGACGAGCGTGGGGGCGGCCGGGTGGCCGTCGAACGGTTGCTCCAAGCCGGCCATGCGCGGATTGGAGTCATCAATCTTGACCCGGTTATTCCTGCTTCAGTGGGGCGTTTGGAGGGTGCACGCGAAGCACTCGCCGCAGCCGGACTGGAGCTTGACCCGGAATTGGTGGTGTCCGGATATGCAACGGCTGACGGCGGCTACGAAGCTGCCTGCCACATCCTGGATCGCTACCCGGAAAGCGGCAGGCCAACGGCCCTGTTCTGCCTCAATGACCGGATGGCGATGGGCGCCTATGACGCCATCAAGGAACGGGGCCTGACCATCCCCGGGGACATCGCCGTGATCGGCTTCGACAACCAGGAACTTATTGCGGCCTACCTGCGGCCAAAATTGACCACGGTTGCGTTGCCATTCGAGAAAATGGGCGCCTTGGGCGTCCAAACGCTCGCCGCTCTCACAGCAGGACAGCCGATCCTTGCCGACCAGCAATTGGTCGACTGTCCGCTGCTAGAACGCTCTTCGGTCTGA
- a CDS encoding ABC transporter substrate-binding protein, with protein MTQPRYFRAARMTAASLAVGAMLLTGCTANVTKTSTSDAGANASAFLTIPREDMGTFVQNFNPFAPTVNPMVQQSIYESLLIFNPAKGDTVPWLATEWKSAEDGKSVTFTLRDGVKWSDGQPFVADDVAFTFELQKKIKGGFEYLDTVTAEGNKVTFNFNKPWSPALYDVGQLIILPKHVWSALPDPEKDANAKPVGTGPYTEVDTFQAQSFVLKKNPNYWQPEKQKIAGIKMLAFAGNDGANLAAANGDVDWAPQYIPNIEKTFVSKDKEHRQYWFPATGAMINWQLNTTKAPFNDVDVRKALSMAVDRDQVTKIGMSGYAKPADCTGLSGNYETWKNAAVKDNCTWTNHDVQKANELLDKAGYPKGADGKRTLKDGKPFEFKISVGATSSDWLSVANVIAQNLAEVGVTAKVESPDWAAVVAGYETGDFDSGIVWSANDPSPYKYFNTSMGTATVKPVGTKTFDNYHRFGDTKADALLADFAAEADESKQKDIANKLQEEYNDVAPLVPLFSGPEWGAFNDTRFTGWPTEDNPYATLSVRSPTTVLVLTTLEPRK; from the coding sequence ATGACACAACCCCGATACTTCCGGGCTGCCCGGATGACGGCGGCAAGCCTTGCAGTGGGCGCGATGCTGCTCACCGGCTGCACGGCAAATGTCACCAAGACAAGCACTTCCGACGCCGGAGCGAACGCCAGCGCGTTTCTCACCATTCCGCGTGAGGACATGGGAACGTTCGTGCAGAACTTCAACCCGTTCGCCCCCACGGTGAACCCGATGGTTCAGCAGTCCATCTACGAATCCCTCCTGATCTTCAACCCGGCAAAGGGAGATACGGTGCCGTGGCTGGCCACTGAGTGGAAGTCGGCGGAGGACGGCAAATCGGTCACCTTCACCCTTCGTGACGGTGTGAAGTGGTCTGACGGGCAGCCGTTCGTGGCTGACGATGTTGCTTTCACGTTCGAACTTCAGAAGAAGATCAAGGGCGGTTTTGAATACCTGGACACCGTCACGGCCGAGGGCAATAAGGTCACGTTCAACTTCAACAAGCCGTGGTCTCCGGCCCTCTATGATGTGGGTCAGCTGATCATCCTGCCCAAGCACGTATGGTCCGCATTGCCGGACCCGGAGAAGGATGCAAACGCCAAGCCCGTGGGCACTGGACCATACACCGAGGTTGATACTTTCCAGGCGCAGTCCTTCGTGCTCAAGAAGAACCCCAATTACTGGCAGCCGGAAAAGCAGAAGATCGCCGGCATCAAGATGCTCGCTTTTGCAGGAAACGACGGCGCCAACCTCGCCGCCGCAAACGGGGACGTGGACTGGGCTCCGCAGTACATTCCCAACATTGAAAAGACGTTTGTCTCCAAGGACAAGGAACACCGCCAGTACTGGTTCCCGGCCACCGGTGCCATGATCAACTGGCAGCTGAACACCACCAAAGCGCCGTTCAACGATGTTGATGTCCGCAAGGCGCTGAGCATGGCCGTGGACCGCGATCAGGTCACCAAGATCGGTATGAGCGGCTATGCCAAGCCGGCGGACTGCACTGGACTCTCCGGTAACTATGAGACGTGGAAGAACGCCGCGGTCAAGGACAACTGCACGTGGACCAACCACGATGTGCAAAAAGCCAACGAGCTACTGGATAAGGCGGGCTACCCCAAGGGAGCTGACGGGAAGCGCACGCTCAAGGACGGGAAGCCCTTCGAGTTCAAGATCTCCGTGGGTGCGACGTCCTCTGATTGGCTGTCCGTGGCCAACGTGATCGCGCAGAACCTGGCCGAGGTGGGCGTTACTGCCAAGGTGGAGTCCCCTGACTGGGCGGCAGTGGTTGCCGGTTACGAGACAGGCGACTTCGATTCCGGGATCGTCTGGAGCGCCAACGACCCCAGCCCGTACAAGTACTTCAACACCTCCATGGGCACCGCCACGGTGAAGCCGGTAGGCACCAAGACCTTTGATAACTACCACCGCTTCGGCGACACAAAGGCCGATGCCCTCCTGGCCGACTTCGCTGCGGAAGCTGACGAGTCCAAGCAAAAGGACATCGCCAACAAGCTGCAGGAAGAATACAACGACGTCGCACCGTTGGTGCCGCTGTTCTCCGGCCCTGAATGGGGTGCCTTCAATGACACCCGATTCACCGGATGGCCAACGGAGGACAACCCGTACGCCACCCTCTCCGTCCGTTCACCCACAACGGTGCTCGTCCTGACCACGCTGGAACCGCGCAAGTAA
- a CDS encoding LysR family transcriptional regulator, whose amino-acid sequence MKNLDLNLLPQLQVLLELRNVSRAAERLQLSQPATSAAMARLRRHFDDELLVRNGRSYELTPFAQSLVPLVDEAMLHIQRATRVRSGFDPTTSEREFVIAASDYAAALIVGPLRGILRQEAPHVVVDIVPTSGVQGALADYSRMDLLVGPMGYKMQGTTKQLFRDSFVAVADAGNPLLQLPRLTLEDIVGVPHAVGYFGEGISTPADKLFEKRGVRRRVAAVVAGFLSLPLMVEGTDLVALVPRMLASRAQRGASIEVLEFAGELEAALVEAMYWHPSLTEDPANAWLRSVVQRACSQLHEIFHVTAHPVTITADQAS is encoded by the coding sequence ATGAAGAACCTGGATCTGAACCTCTTGCCACAACTCCAGGTTCTGCTGGAGCTGCGGAACGTTTCCCGGGCTGCGGAACGGCTCCAGCTCAGCCAGCCGGCCACAAGTGCGGCGATGGCCAGGCTGCGGAGGCATTTCGACGACGAACTTTTGGTCCGTAACGGCCGCAGCTACGAGCTCACTCCCTTCGCGCAGTCTTTGGTCCCGCTGGTTGACGAAGCCATGCTTCACATTCAGCGGGCCACGCGCGTCAGGTCCGGATTCGATCCCACCACCAGTGAACGTGAGTTCGTGATTGCCGCATCCGATTATGCCGCGGCACTCATCGTGGGGCCCCTGAGGGGAATCCTGCGGCAGGAGGCTCCGCATGTGGTGGTGGACATCGTCCCCACGTCCGGGGTTCAGGGCGCCTTGGCTGACTATTCCAGAATGGACCTGCTGGTGGGGCCGATGGGCTACAAGATGCAAGGAACCACGAAACAACTGTTCCGGGACAGTTTTGTGGCCGTGGCCGATGCAGGAAACCCTCTTCTGCAGTTGCCGCGGCTGACCTTGGAGGACATCGTGGGGGTGCCGCACGCCGTGGGGTATTTCGGCGAGGGCATCAGCACGCCGGCGGACAAACTCTTTGAAAAGCGCGGTGTTCGGCGACGCGTGGCCGCTGTGGTGGCCGGCTTCCTGTCCCTGCCTTTAATGGTGGAGGGGACGGACCTTGTTGCGCTGGTTCCGCGCATGCTGGCATCCAGGGCGCAGCGGGGGGCGAGCATCGAGGTCCTGGAGTTCGCAGGGGAGTTGGAAGCGGCCTTGGTGGAAGCCATGTATTGGCATCCATCCCTGACAGAGGATCCCGCAAATGCGTGGCTCCGTTCCGTGGTGCAGCGCGCCTGCTCACAGCTCCATGAGATCTTTCATGTGACGGCTCATCCGGTCACCATCACGGCGGATCAGGCCAGTTAG
- a CDS encoding fumarylacetoacetate hydrolase family protein yields MADATYSLIRFQEPGDTKARAGLLVGERVLPLDSDINGLIHHWETTENELDKLAASAGEEAGLALSAVEVLAPVEPAQVLQTGANYRKHVIDLAVAHREAGQDAEEVRAKTAAMMDERAGQGTPYFFIGLPTAIASATDDLTLPAYSKSHDWELELAAVIGKEAFRVTPEEALEYVFGYTMVNDITTREYVFRKDMPAIGSDWYRAKNAPGFLPTGPLLVPAKFFGDPQDVQVTLELNGKAMQDESTQDMIFGVAKLVSEASQIMPLRPGDLVLTGSPAGNGQHWGRLLQDGDVMEGTITGLGTQRIHCKDEQ; encoded by the coding sequence ATGGCTGACGCAACGTACTCGCTGATCCGCTTCCAGGAACCCGGCGACACAAAGGCCAGGGCAGGATTGCTGGTAGGCGAACGTGTCCTCCCCCTGGACAGTGACATCAATGGCCTGATCCACCACTGGGAGACCACCGAAAACGAACTTGACAAGCTCGCAGCCTCGGCCGGTGAAGAGGCGGGCCTTGCCTTGTCCGCCGTCGAGGTCCTTGCTCCAGTGGAACCGGCGCAGGTCCTACAGACCGGCGCCAACTACCGCAAGCACGTGATCGATCTGGCCGTGGCCCACCGGGAAGCCGGCCAGGATGCCGAAGAGGTGCGCGCCAAGACAGCAGCCATGATGGATGAGCGCGCCGGCCAGGGAACACCCTATTTCTTCATCGGCCTCCCCACGGCTATCGCTTCAGCCACGGACGATCTCACCCTCCCGGCATACAGCAAGTCCCACGATTGGGAACTCGAGCTAGCAGCCGTGATCGGTAAGGAAGCTTTCCGGGTAACCCCGGAAGAAGCTCTCGAGTATGTCTTTGGGTACACCATGGTCAACGACATCACCACGCGCGAGTATGTGTTCCGCAAGGACATGCCCGCCATCGGTTCGGACTGGTACCGCGCCAAGAACGCACCGGGCTTCCTGCCCACCGGTCCCCTGCTGGTGCCCGCCAAGTTCTTCGGCGACCCTCAGGATGTCCAAGTGACACTGGAGCTCAACGGGAAGGCCATGCAGGACGAGTCAACGCAGGACATGATCTTCGGTGTCGCCAAACTGGTCAGCGAAGCATCCCAAATCATGCCTCTTCGGCCCGGCGACCTGGTTCTGACCGGAAGCCCCGCGGGCAACGGCCAGCACTGGGGGCGGCTCCTGCAGGACGGCGACGTCATGGAGGGCACCATCACCGGCCTGGGAACCCAACGCATTCACTGCAAGGACGAACAGTGA